ACTTAAAAGGCTATCTCTCCCGCGCGGTGGCATCACCATAACTGGAAAGGCCTTTAGTGAAAACGAGTTCAAGAATATCATCAAGCACAAACATCACTTTTAGTGTATGGCAACAACCTCTACCCGCCCTTTTTCCCTTCTTTTCTCCATCACCCTGTTTTGGTTTCTCCAGTTAGCGAACACTCATTTCCTATATGCGCAGGCAAATAGCGCCACCCCCTCGTTTAATGTCGATTTAACCGGGGCACCAAACGGCATCTGGGAATCCGGGAGTATTACCAGAAACGGACAGCTTTGCGGCATCGTTAGCAATGACAACTGTGTGCAGTTTATCATAACACTGGACAAAAACGCCGCAGGGCTGGAGTTCGAGATTGTGGACGGGCCCGTGCCTTCGGGCTCTATGGGATACCAGATAAACTGCGGCCCTCAGATACCGGTGGGGCAGCCCATCTGCGTGGACGGTACCGGGCCGCACGTGCTCTCGCTCTGTATGCCCGGCAATGCCAAAGGCAAATTCGTTATAAAGTCGATCGCAGCCTTCGAGCCGCAGACAGATGTTTCTGTTACAGCAGGCTGCAGCGCCGTGCTCCGGGCGCCTATCGCCTTCGAGCAGGCTTCCATTACCTGGACAGACCTGACCGGCGGCGGCAAGTACATGAGTTACCTGAGTTTCCCGAATGGCAACGCAAACCCTGTCGTTACCTCCGACGCCAACCCGCCCGCGTATGTAGATTACCAGGTCTGTGGCAGATCGGTGGCTTCTCCCTGCTCTACGCTGCCTTACTGCGATGTGGTGCGGGTTTACTTTTACCCGCCGCCCGTGGTGACGATAGGTCCCAACCCGGCCATTATCTGCCCCGGAAGCAGCGGCGTGGAACTGGTGGGCAGCGTGACGGGTGGCGACGGCAACTTTGCATACATCTGGACAGACGGCAACGGCAATGTGGTAGGCGATAAGCTGAGGTACACGGCCACTGCTGTCGGAACCTACGAACTGGAGGTGCGGACAAGCAACTACCCGAACTGCCAGAAATTTTCAGCATCGGTGAATGTTGTTTCCGACCTGGCTGTAAATGCCGGGCCGGACCAGTTGGTCTGCTCTTCGGGCATTGTGCAGCTGTCGGGCGCGGTAACAGCGGCAACCGGAGGGATCTGGAGCGGTGGAAGCGGGGCGTTCTCGGACAGAACGAACCTGAATGCCATATATACGCCTTCTGCGGCCGACTTGAGTGCAGGCGCTGTACGGTTAACCTTAACTTCTACGGGAAACGGCTCGTGTACCGCTGTAAGGGATGAGGTGCTGATCACCTTCTACGCGATGAATGTGAGCCTGACAGGCACAGCAGTGGTCTGCAACGGAACGCTCGGAAGTATATCGGCAAAGGCAACGGGCGGGCAGGGGGTCTTGTCTTACCGCTGGGACACCGGGGAAACTACCGCGGCCATCAACAACAAACCGGCTGGCACCTACTCCGTTACCGTCAGCGACGGCAACAGCTGCGCTGTTACAAAAACATTTACGATTACACAGGTAACGGGGCCTTCTGATCTGGCCGCATCCCTGAAAGCCTCTACCTGCGGCAACCCGAACGGGGAGATAACCATAACCGGTGCAACAGGCGGCACGGCTCCTTATACCTATAGCAAAGACGGCACAAACTTCACGAGCGCCACTACCTTCGCAGGACTGCCCGCCGGAAGCTACACCATCACGGTGAAAGATGCCAACGGCTGTTCCTTCGCGAAAGCCTTTTCCCTGACGAACATCGCCGGGCCCACGGCCGTGTCGGCTACGGCAGAGCCAGCCAGCTGCCAGAACAACGACGGGCGCATCACCGCTGGTGCCGTAACAGGGGGCACGGCACCTTATGCCTACGCCGTGGATGGCGTGAATTTCCAGACCTCCGCCACCTTTACGGGCCTCGCCGCAGGCACCTATATGGTAACAGCCAAAGATGCAAACGGCTGTTTTATCACGACCGCTGCCACCGTCACCACCGATGTACCGACCAGCTTTACCAGTTCCGCCACTTCCTCTACCTGCGGCAGCAACAACGGGGAGCTCACCGTCACGGGTGTGACAGGCGGTTTCGCACCTTACACTTACAGCAAAAACGGCACAAGCTTTCAGGCGTCTGCCACTTTCACGGCATTGACAGCGGGCACTTATACCATAACGGTGAAGGATGCCAGAGGCTGTATCGTGGCCAAGCAGGTGCAGGTGACGAACATCGCCGGTCCGACAGACTTAACCGCTTCCGCCCAGTCCTCCACCTGCGGCAGCCCGAATGGCCAGGTAACAGTAAGCGCCGTGGCTGGCGGCACCGCTCCTTTTATATATAGCATCGACGGCGCCAACTTCCAGAGTTCAGGCACTTTCCAAAACCTGTTGGCTGGTACCTATACCCTCACGGCGAAGGACGCCAATGGCTGCTTGTATGCGGAGCAGGTGACAGTGACGGATATCGCCGGGGCTGCTTTCACCGCTACGGCGCAGGCCTCTACGTGTGGCAGCAGCAACGGGCAGATCAGGATTGGCACCGTAACCGGCGGCACGGCGCCCTTCTCCTACAGCAAAGACGGCGTTACCTTCCAGACCGGAACCACGTTTGCTGCGCTGGCGGCAGGAGATTACACCATCACCATTAAGGACGGCAACGGGTGTCTGTCCAAACAATCTGTAACCGTTAACAACATTGCCGGGCCGTCTGATGTGGCGCTTGCCCCCACCTCCTCCACCTGCGGCAGCCGCAACGGCAGTGTCAAAGTGGGCGCGGTGACAGGCGGAACGGCGCCTTTTATATATAGCCTCGACGGCTCATCCACTTTCCAGACCGGCACGACTTTCAGCGCCCTTCTCGCAGGCGAGCACACCCTCACGGTGAAAGATGCCAACGGCTGTATCATCTCTAAAAAAGTGGTGGTAAGCAATGTGGCCGGACCTTCGGATTTGGCTGCCTCCAGTAAACCCTCTACCTGCGGCAGCCCTAACGGCATGTTGACCGTGACGGGTGTTAGCGGAGGAACAGCGCCTTATTTATATAGTAAAGATGGCACAACCTTCCAGTCCTCCACCGCCTTCGCAGGCATGGCGGCGGGCACCCACACCCTCACGGTAAAGGACGCCAACGGCTGTACCTTCAGCGGGGCCTTCACCATCACCAACATCGCAGGGCCAGCGGCTGTCACAGCCACCTCACTCCCTGCCACCTGCGCCGACAATGACGGCTCCATCACCGCCGGAACGGTGACGGGCGGCACCGCTCCTTTTATATATAGCCTCGACGGAGCCAGTTTCCAGACGGAGAAAATCTTCGCAGGCATGGCATCAGGCAGCTACACCCTCACGGTAAAGGACGCCAACGGCTGCACGGTCGCCACATCCGTTACCGTTGGCCTGCATGTGCCGACGGCCTTCACCCACACTTCCGTCTCCTCCACCTGCGGCAGCGCCAACGGCGAGCTGACGATTACCGGCGTAACAGGCGGTGATGCCCCCTATCTCTATAGCCTGGATGGAAACGCGTTCCAAGCATCAGGAACTTTCACAAACCTGCTGGCGGGCACCCACGCGGTTACCGTAAAAGATGCCAACGGCTGTACGTATGCCGCGCAGGTGCAGGTAAACAACATCGCAGGCCCAACTGATTTAGCGGCATCGGTTAAAGCCACCACCTGCGGCAGCCCCAACGGCGAACTGAGGATAACGGGAACCAGCGGCGGCACGGCTCCTTATGTGTACAGCCTGAACGGGGCACCTTTCCAGGCTGCTGCCATTTACACCGGCTTAGCCGCCGGTAACTACCAGGTGCGCGTGCAGGATGCCAATGGCTGTATCTATGCAGAAAGTGTGCTGGTGCCGAACGTGGCCGGGCCTGCTTTCATCGCCACGGCGAAGGCCTCCACCTGCGGCAACGCTAACGGCAGCATCACGGCAGGCACGGTAACCGGCGGCACCGCTCCCTTTTCCTACAGCAAGGACGGCAGTACCTTCCAGACCGGAAATACGTTCGCGGCGCTGGCGGCTGGCAACTATACCATTACCATCAAAGACGCGAATGGCTGTACGTTCAGCAGCTATACAGCGGTACAGAACATTCCCGGCCCGGCCGACCTGGCGCTGTCATCGCTTCCTTCTTCCTGCAGCAGCGCCAACGGTAGTATTTCGGTCGGCGGCGTATCGGGCGGCACGGCTCCTTATACCTACGCCATCAACGGCAGGCCTTTCCAGAGCGCCACGACCTTTGCCTCGGTATATGCAGGGGAGTATACGGTAACTGTGAAGGATGCCAACGGCTGTACCTTTGCCAAACAGGTAACCGTGGGCAACATCAACGGTCCGTCTGCCTTAGCGGCCAGCGGCACCTCCTCCACCTGCGGCGCCAGCAACGGCATGTTAGCGATAACTGGTGTAACCGGTGGCGTTGCTCCCTATGCCTTCAGCAGGGACGGCACAACTTTCCAGTCCGCCACCACCTTCTCAGGCCTGGCGGCAGGCTCCCACATCCTCACCGTGAAAGACGCCAACGGCTGTACCTTCGTTAAGACCTTTACCATCACCAACATTGCAGGACCAACAGCCGTAGCGGCTTCCTCACTGCCTGCCACCTGCGCCGACAACGACGGCAGCATCACAGCCGGAGCAGTAAACGGCGGCACGGCGCCTTTTATATATAGCGTTGACGGCTCCAATTTCCAGGCAGAGAAAATCTTCGAAGGACTGGCATCAGGCAGCTACACCCTCACCGTGAAGGATGCCAACGGCTGTACGGCTACTGCTTCTGTTACTGTGGGCAAGAACATCCCCACCAGTTTCACCTCCTCCACCGTCTCCTCCACCTGCGGCAGTAGCAACGGACAACTGACCATTACGGGCGTGACTGGCGGAATGGCTCCTTATATATATAGTATCGACGGGGCAACTTACCAAAGCGGTTCCACCTTCGCAGGGCTGGCGGCAGGCTCCCACACCATCACTGTGAAAGACGCCAACGGCTGTACGTTTGCCGCGCAGGTGCAGGTAAATAACATCGCTGGCCCATCCGACCTGGCGGCCATTATGAAATCCTCCACCTGCGGCAATAGCAATGGAGAGCTTACGGTGACGGGCGTAACAGGTGGCGCCGCTCCTTACTCCTACTCCATCAACGGGGCAGCCTTCCAAAGCTCCGGCACATTTGCGGCGCTGGCCTTCGGCACTTACACTGTTTCGGTGAAGGATGCGAACGGCTGTTTATATATAGAGGAGATAAGAGTGACGGACCTTGCTGCGCCAACCTTCACCGCGACGGCACAGGCCTCCACCTGCGGCAGCGCCAACGGCAGCATCACCGTCGGCAACATCGCGGGCGGCACGGCTCCCTTCCTGTTCAGCCGCGACGGCGTAACCTTCCAGGCAGCAACGGCCTTCAGCGGACTGGCGGCGGGCGCTTACACCCTCACCGCGAAAGACGCCAACGGCTGCCTCCGCACGGTGGCCGTGGAGGTGGGGAACATCGCCGGCCCGACAGACTTTGCCCTGACCACGACCTCCTCTACCTGCGGCAGCAACAACGGGGAACTCACCATCACCGGCGTAACCGGCGGAACAGCACCTTATACCTACTCCATCGACGGAACCGGCTTCCAGAGCGGCACCGTCTTCAATAACATGCTGGCAGGCGAGTACACCGTAACGGTGAAGGACGCCAACGGCTGCACCATCAGCAAAGAAGTGACACTAAGCGATATAGCCGGACCAGCCAACCTCACCGCCAGTCTAACCTCCACCACCTGCGACGCCAGCAATGGGAAGTTGACAATAACCAGTGTGACAGGCGGAACAGCACCATACACCTACAGCAAAGACGGCGTGAACTTCCAAGCCTCCGAGACTTTCACTGCCTTGGTGGCCGGACAGCACACCATCACGGTGAAGGATGCCAACGGATGTAGGTTTGTAAAGACCTTTACTATCACCAACATCGCCGGACCGACAGCTGTCGCGGCCTCTTCGCTGCCCGCCACCTGCGCCGACAACGACGGCTCCATCATGGCCGGAACGGTGACGGGCGGCACGGCGCCTTTTATATATAGCCTTGATGGCTCCAGCTTCCGGACAGAGAAAATCTTCAGTGGACTAGCTTCAGGCACCTATACCCTCACCGTGAAAGATGCGAACGGCTGCACGGCAAGCAGGGAGGTTTCGGTAACGAAGAATGTGCCGACGGCCTTCACCCACACCACCGTCTCCTCCACCTGCGGCAGCGCCAACGGCGAGCTAACGATTACCAGCGTATCGGGCGGCACCGCTCCCTATATATACAGCATCGACGGCACCAGTTTCCAATCCTCCGCTACCTATACTGCCCTGGCGGCGGGAATGTACCGGATAAGCGTGAAAGATGCGAACGGATGCGCCTATACCGGAACCGTGCAGATCAGCAACATCGCAGGTCCTGTGTTCACGGCGGCGGCGCAGGCCACCACCTGCGGCAGCCCCAACGGCAGCATCACCATCAGCAATGTTTCCGGCGGCACAGCTCCTTATATATTTAGCAGGGATGGGGTGAACTTCCAGGCCTCCACCGCCTTTAACGGGCTGCTGGCAGGCGACTACACGATCATCGCCAAAGACGCCAATGGCTGCATCAGTTCCGCTGCCGTGACCGTACAGGACATCGCCGGGCCAGACACGTTTGAGCTGGTCGCTACGGCAACCACCTGCGGGGCCAGCAACGGCAGCATCACCGTAGGCGCGGTGACGGGCGGAACGGCCCCTTATCAATATAGCCTTGATGGCTCCAATTTCCAGAGCGCTGCTTCTTTTGCGGCCATCGCGGCTGGCGAACACTCCGTCACTGTGAAAGACGCCAACGGCTGTACTGTAAGCAGAAGAATCACGGTAGAGAACATAGCCGGCCCTTTGGATATGACAGCCAGCAGCACCCCCTCCACCTGCGGCGCCAGTAACGGAGAACTGGAAGTGACAGGCGTAACCGGCGGAACGGCACCCTATATGTTCCGCCTGGGCGGCGCTCCTTTCCAGTCTGCCACCACCTTTGCGAATATAGCAGCCGGAGCGTACGCTGTTACTGTCAGAGACGCCAACGGCTGTACCTTCGTTAAGACCTTTACCGTTTCCAACATTGCCGGGCCAACGGCTGTCGCGGCCTCTTCGCTCCCCGCCACCTGCGCCGACAACGACGGCAGCATCACAGCCGGAGCAGTAAACGGCGGCACGGCGCCTTTTATATATAGCGTTGACGGCTCCAATTTCCAGGCAGAGAAAATCTTCGAAGGATTAGCCTCCGGCAGCTACACCCTCACCGTGAAGGATGCCAACGGCTGTACGGCTACTGCTTCTGTTACTGTGGGCAAGAACATCCCCACCAGTTTCACCTCCTCCACTACCGCCTCCACCTGCGGCAGCAACGATGGAGCACTGACTGTCACGGGCGTGACCGGCGGAACAGCCCCTTATCTATATAGCATCGATGGCGCGACCTTCCAAAGCACCACAGCCTTTACCGCGTTAAGCGCCGGTGCCTACACCATCACCGTAAAAGACGCCAAGGGCTGTACGTATGCAGGCCAGGTGCAGGTAAACGACCAGGGAGGCCCGGCTGATCTGGTGGCAACTGTGAAAGCCACGACCTGCGGCAACCCCAACGGCGAAATAAACATCGCCTCTGTCAGCGGCGGAACGGCGCCATATAGCTATTCCCTGGACGGCGCCAATTATCAGAGCACCGCCACTTTCGGTGCCCTTGCTGCAGGCTCTTATCAGTTAAGCGTAAAGGATGCGAACGGCTGTTTATATATAGAGGAGATAAGAGTGACGGACCTTGCTGCGCCAACCTTCACCGCGACGGCACAGGCCTCTACCTGCGGCAGCGCCAACGGCAGCATCACCGTCGGTAACATCGCGGGCGGCACGGCTCCCTTCCTGTTCAGCCGCGACGGCGTAACCTTCCAGGCTTCGACAACCTTCAGCGGACTGGCGGCGGGCGCTTACACCCTCACCGCGAAAGACGCCAACGGCTGCATGCGCACGGTGGCCGTGGAGGTGGGGAACATCGCCGGCCCGACAGACTTTGCCCTGACCACGACCTCCTCTACCTGTGGCGACAGTAATGGCAGTATTATGGCCAGTGCGGTGAGCGGCGGAACAGCACCTTATACCTACGCCATCGACGGAACCAGTTTCCAGAGCGCGGCTATGTTTGAGAGCGTGCTGGCTGGCGAGCACACGGTA
This window of the Pontibacter russatus genome carries:
- a CDS encoding gliding motility-associated C-terminal domain-containing protein — encoded protein: MATTSTRPFSLLFSITLFWFLQLANTHFLYAQANSATPSFNVDLTGAPNGIWESGSITRNGQLCGIVSNDNCVQFIITLDKNAAGLEFEIVDGPVPSGSMGYQINCGPQIPVGQPICVDGTGPHVLSLCMPGNAKGKFVIKSIAAFEPQTDVSVTAGCSAVLRAPIAFEQASITWTDLTGGGKYMSYLSFPNGNANPVVTSDANPPAYVDYQVCGRSVASPCSTLPYCDVVRVYFYPPPVVTIGPNPAIICPGSSGVELVGSVTGGDGNFAYIWTDGNGNVVGDKLRYTATAVGTYELEVRTSNYPNCQKFSASVNVVSDLAVNAGPDQLVCSSGIVQLSGAVTAATGGIWSGGSGAFSDRTNLNAIYTPSAADLSAGAVRLTLTSTGNGSCTAVRDEVLITFYAMNVSLTGTAVVCNGTLGSISAKATGGQGVLSYRWDTGETTAAINNKPAGTYSVTVSDGNSCAVTKTFTITQVTGPSDLAASLKASTCGNPNGEITITGATGGTAPYTYSKDGTNFTSATTFAGLPAGSYTITVKDANGCSFAKAFSLTNIAGPTAVSATAEPASCQNNDGRITAGAVTGGTAPYAYAVDGVNFQTSATFTGLAAGTYMVTAKDANGCFITTAATVTTDVPTSFTSSATSSTCGSNNGELTVTGVTGGFAPYTYSKNGTSFQASATFTALTAGTYTITVKDARGCIVAKQVQVTNIAGPTDLTASAQSSTCGSPNGQVTVSAVAGGTAPFIYSIDGANFQSSGTFQNLLAGTYTLTAKDANGCLYAEQVTVTDIAGAAFTATAQASTCGSSNGQIRIGTVTGGTAPFSYSKDGVTFQTGTTFAALAAGDYTITIKDGNGCLSKQSVTVNNIAGPSDVALAPTSSTCGSRNGSVKVGAVTGGTAPFIYSLDGSSTFQTGTTFSALLAGEHTLTVKDANGCIISKKVVVSNVAGPSDLAASSKPSTCGSPNGMLTVTGVSGGTAPYLYSKDGTTFQSSTAFAGMAAGTHTLTVKDANGCTFSGAFTITNIAGPAAVTATSLPATCADNDGSITAGTVTGGTAPFIYSLDGASFQTEKIFAGMASGSYTLTVKDANGCTVATSVTVGLHVPTAFTHTSVSSTCGSANGELTITGVTGGDAPYLYSLDGNAFQASGTFTNLLAGTHAVTVKDANGCTYAAQVQVNNIAGPTDLAASVKATTCGSPNGELRITGTSGGTAPYVYSLNGAPFQAAAIYTGLAAGNYQVRVQDANGCIYAESVLVPNVAGPAFIATAKASTCGNANGSITAGTVTGGTAPFSYSKDGSTFQTGNTFAALAAGNYTITIKDANGCTFSSYTAVQNIPGPADLALSSLPSSCSSANGSISVGGVSGGTAPYTYAINGRPFQSATTFASVYAGEYTVTVKDANGCTFAKQVTVGNINGPSALAASGTSSTCGASNGMLAITGVTGGVAPYAFSRDGTTFQSATTFSGLAAGSHILTVKDANGCTFVKTFTITNIAGPTAVAASSLPATCADNDGSITAGAVNGGTAPFIYSVDGSNFQAEKIFEGLASGSYTLTVKDANGCTATASVTVGKNIPTSFTSSTVSSTCGSSNGQLTITGVTGGMAPYIYSIDGATYQSGSTFAGLAAGSHTITVKDANGCTFAAQVQVNNIAGPSDLAAIMKSSTCGNSNGELTVTGVTGGAAPYSYSINGAAFQSSGTFAALAFGTYTVSVKDANGCLYIEEIRVTDLAAPTFTATAQASTCGSANGSITVGNIAGGTAPFLFSRDGVTFQAATAFSGLAAGAYTLTAKDANGCLRTVAVEVGNIAGPTDFALTTTSSTCGSNNGELTITGVTGGTAPYTYSIDGTGFQSGTVFNNMLAGEYTVTVKDANGCTISKEVTLSDIAGPANLTASLTSTTCDASNGKLTITSVTGGTAPYTYSKDGVNFQASETFTALVAGQHTITVKDANGCRFVKTFTITNIAGPTAVAASSLPATCADNDGSIMAGTVTGGTAPFIYSLDGSSFRTEKIFSGLASGTYTLTVKDANGCTASREVSVTKNVPTAFTHTTVSSTCGSANGELTITSVSGGTAPYIYSIDGTSFQSSATYTALAAGMYRISVKDANGCAYTGTVQISNIAGPVFTAAAQATTCGSPNGSITISNVSGGTAPYIFSRDGVNFQASTAFNGLLAGDYTIIAKDANGCISSAAVTVQDIAGPDTFELVATATTCGASNGSITVGAVTGGTAPYQYSLDGSNFQSAASFAAIAAGEHSVTVKDANGCTVSRRITVENIAGPLDMTASSTPSTCGASNGELEVTGVTGGTAPYMFRLGGAPFQSATTFANIAAGAYAVTVRDANGCTFVKTFTVSNIAGPTAVAASSLPATCADNDGSITAGAVNGGTAPFIYSVDGSNFQAEKIFEGLASGSYTLTVKDANGCTATASVTVGKNIPTSFTSSTTASTCGSNDGALTVTGVTGGTAPYLYSIDGATFQSTTAFTALSAGAYTITVKDAKGCTYAGQVQVNDQGGPADLVATVKATTCGNPNGEINIASVSGGTAPYSYSLDGANYQSTATFGALAAGSYQLSVKDANGCLYIEEIRVTDLAAPTFTATAQASTCGSANGSITVGNIAGGTAPFLFSRDGVTFQASTTFSGLAAGAYTLTAKDANGCMRTVAVEVGNIAGPTDFALTTTSSTCGDSNGSIMASAVSGGTAPYTYAIDGTSFQSAAMFESVLAGEHTVTVKDANGCTVSRKITVDDVAGPTNLAASLTSSTCGASNGTLTITGVTGGTAPYIYSRDGVNFQASETFSTLMAGQYAITVKDANGCTFVKSFTLEDIAGPTAIAATSQPATCADNDGSISMGSITGGTAPFIYSIDGSSFKAEKVFAGLASDTYTITVKDANGCTVSREVSVTKNVPTAFTHTTISSTCGNSNGQFTISAVQGGTAPYLYSKDGTTYQSTATFAALAAGTYAVSVKDANGCIYTDEVRLSDASGPAFTATAQASTCGNSNGQVTVNGVTGGTAPFIYSIDGASFQATATFSNLAAGTYDITTKDANGCSTIKTIEVGDIAGPSQMDLQAVASTCGNSTGKISISGVTGGTAPYRYSINGTDYQTATVFEALAAGEYTVTVEDANGCTFAEKAVVENINGPTGFTASSTSSTCGNSNGKLEVTGVTDGVAPYAFSRDGGTFQSATTFSGLAAGSHILTVKDANGCTFVKTFTITNIAGPTAVAASSLPATCADNDGSITAGAVNGGTAPFIYSVDGSNFQAEKIFEGLASGSYTLTVKDANGCTATASVTVGKNIPISFASSTTASTCGSSNGQLTITGVTGGMAPYIYSIDGVNFQDSETFTALAAGQHAITVKDANGCTFAAQVQVSSITGPSGLAATVKPATCGNSNGEINITSVSGGTAPYMYALDGGGYQAVATFTALAAGEYAVSIKDANGCAYTEKVQVENASAPTFTAAAQAATCGNPNGSISIRDITGGTAPYAYSKDGTSYQASATFQNLAAGIYNVSTRDANGCLRTVTEVVENIAGPTAFELASAAATCGESNGSITFGTVTGGTAPYTYSINGTSFQRTATFEAVAAGTYTTTVKDANGCTVTKEIVIGDIAGITDFRASASPSACSANTGSITVDAVNGGTAPYVYSLDGVNFQAAATFTALAPREYRVYVKDASGCSTSATVIIDTNAPAEATLTATPSGCATSNGTVTVASVTGGTKPYAYSINGKAFQTATQFGSLAVGSYTITIRDAAGCTLTRTAEVGSTGGASSFTVSTTNAGCGTANGQLTISNVSGGKSPYTYSISGGNVPFGGTPFQSSNSFASLTSGNYNVTVKDAEGCTYTQTATVKGAQPLTVPQVEVIHAGCGQNSGRVLVEGVTGGTAPYTYSLNGVSFQVSTTFTGVAPGRYTLTVKDAGNCSITAQVVVETAGSRLASVQDESCFGAADGAIAIAATGVTGQTEYSIDNGVSFQKSATFPNLPQGVYQVITRFSPTCIITIGKVEVKGPTEIKATVTPLTKAIGQDNSGSASITRVEGGVAPYSYQLDNGSFTTATDLSNLSGGTHTLLVKDASGCTTEITFTIDAITEIEIPNGFSPNGDGLNDTWVIKNLALLYPRCRVMVYNRWGSPVFESYGYTSAWDGTFNGKRLPDGTYYCILELGDGQAPLKKSVTIMR